One genomic window of Hymenobacter sp. J193 includes the following:
- the glmM gene encoding phosphoglucosamine mutase gives MALIKSISGIRGTIGGAAGDGLTPIDVVKYAAAFGTWVLNTTQNNTIVIGRDARISGEMVSRLVSATLQGLGIDIIDLGLSTTPTVEMAVPAKKAGGGIILTASHNPKQWNALKLLNQKGEFISDKDGQQVLALGDSESFDFAPVTKLGKYATDDTFLQEHINAILTLPLVDKAAIKAKNFRVVVDAVNSSGGFAVPMLLEQLGVEVIEKLFCEPTGDFAHNPEPLPENLRDIARVLEKGSFDLGIVVDPDVDRLALVNEDGSMFGEEYTLVAVADYVLQQNGGGNTVSNLSSTRALRDVTEKHGGQYAAAAVGEVNVVNKMKETNAVIGGEGNGGIIYPELHYGRDSLVGIALFLSHLAKTGLTMTQLRASYPNYFISKNKIELTPEINTDEVLVQMQARYAKQPVNTIDGVKIEFDKEWVHLRKSNTEPIIRIYAESTSNATADYLANKIIGDIKEIISK, from the coding sequence GTGGCACTGATCAAATCTATTTCGGGCATCCGGGGAACCATTGGGGGCGCGGCCGGCGACGGCCTCACGCCGATTGATGTAGTAAAGTACGCGGCCGCCTTTGGTACCTGGGTGCTGAACACCACCCAAAACAATACCATCGTTATTGGCCGCGACGCGCGTATTTCGGGCGAAATGGTCAGCCGCCTGGTGTCGGCCACGCTGCAAGGGCTGGGCATCGATATCATTGACCTGGGCCTCAGCACCACGCCTACCGTGGAAATGGCCGTGCCGGCCAAGAAAGCGGGCGGTGGTATCATCCTCACGGCCTCGCACAACCCCAAGCAGTGGAATGCCCTGAAGCTCCTGAATCAGAAGGGGGAGTTTATTTCCGACAAAGACGGCCAGCAGGTACTGGCTCTGGGCGACTCTGAGTCGTTTGACTTTGCGCCCGTAACCAAGCTGGGCAAATACGCCACCGACGACACCTTCCTGCAGGAGCACATCAACGCTATCCTGACGCTGCCCCTGGTAGATAAAGCGGCCATCAAAGCCAAAAACTTCCGGGTGGTAGTGGATGCAGTGAATTCCTCGGGAGGCTTTGCCGTGCCGATGCTGCTGGAGCAGCTCGGCGTGGAGGTCATCGAAAAGCTGTTCTGCGAGCCTACCGGCGACTTTGCCCACAACCCCGAGCCCCTGCCCGAGAACCTGCGCGATATTGCCCGAGTGCTGGAAAAAGGCTCTTTCGACCTCGGTATTGTGGTGGACCCGGACGTGGACCGCTTGGCCCTGGTGAATGAGGATGGCTCCATGTTCGGGGAAGAATACACCTTGGTGGCCGTGGCCGACTACGTGCTGCAGCAGAATGGCGGCGGCAACACGGTGAGCAACCTCAGCAGCACCCGCGCCCTGCGCGACGTGACGGAAAAGCACGGTGGCCAGTACGCCGCCGCCGCCGTGGGCGAGGTGAACGTGGTAAACAAGATGAAGGAAACCAACGCCGTTATCGGTGGGGAAGGCAACGGCGGTATCATTTACCCCGAGCTGCACTACGGCCGCGACTCCCTGGTAGGCATTGCCCTGTTTCTGAGTCATCTGGCCAAAACCGGCCTGACCATGACGCAGCTTCGAGCCTCGTACCCGAACTACTTTATCTCGAAAAACAAGATTGAGCTGACGCCGGAAATCAATACCGACGAGGTGCTGGTGCAGATGCAGGCGCGCTACGCCAAGCAGCCCGTCAACACGATTGATGGCGTAAAAATCGAGTTTGACAAGGAGTGGGTACACCTGCGCAAATCCAACACCGAACCTATCATCCGCATCTACGCCGAGTCGACCTCGAACGCCACGGCAGA
- the mazG gene encoding nucleoside triphosphate pyrophosphohydrolase → MEYTPAARRPAQLEAFSRLLDVLDRLRAECPWDRKQTLESLRHLTIEETYELSDAIIRGNLPDLQKELGDVMLHLTFYAKIASEQGAFDIADVLNAQCEKLIFRHPHIYGNVQADSEEDVKRNWEQLKLQEKGNSSVLGGVPASLPALIKAMRIQEKARGAGFDWEKPEQVWEKVQEELQEFGNEFADVVPSEGRQERAAAEFGDLLFSLINFARHAGINPEEALERTNRKFIHRFQHLETASARDGYQLRDLTLAQMDVYWNQAKQLPPAGSPE, encoded by the coding sequence ATGGAATACACCCCTGCTGCCCGCCGCCCCGCCCAGCTGGAGGCTTTTAGCCGCCTGCTTGATGTGCTGGACCGCCTTCGTGCCGAGTGCCCTTGGGACCGAAAGCAAACCCTGGAAAGCCTGCGCCACCTCACCATTGAGGAAACCTACGAGCTCAGCGACGCCATCATCCGCGGCAACTTGCCCGACCTGCAAAAGGAGCTGGGCGACGTGATGCTGCACCTGACTTTCTACGCCAAGATTGCCAGTGAGCAGGGAGCCTTCGATATTGCCGACGTGCTGAATGCGCAGTGCGAAAAGCTCATTTTCCGGCACCCGCACATCTACGGCAATGTGCAGGCCGACAGCGAAGAAGACGTAAAACGCAACTGGGAACAGCTCAAACTCCAGGAAAAAGGCAACTCCTCGGTGCTTGGTGGCGTACCTGCCTCGTTGCCTGCGCTTATCAAAGCCATGCGGATTCAGGAGAAAGCCCGTGGCGCGGGGTTCGATTGGGAAAAGCCGGAGCAGGTATGGGAAAAGGTGCAGGAAGAATTGCAGGAGTTCGGGAATGAGTTTGCCGATGTTGTGCCTTCCGAAGGCCGGCAGGAGCGGGCCGCCGCCGAGTTTGGCGACTTATTATTCTCGCTTATCAACTTTGCCCGCCACGCCGGAATCAATCCTGAAGAAGCCCTGGAACGCACCAACCGTAAGTTTATTCACCGCTTTCAACACCTCGAAACTGCCTCTGCGCGCGACGGATACCAGCTGCGGGACTTAACGCTGGCGCAGATGGATGTGTATTGGAACCAAGCCAAGCAGCTTCCACCCGCCGGCTCCCCGGAATAG
- a CDS encoding MotA/TolQ/ExbB proton channel family protein, whose protein sequence is MEQKNAMNKNVRPAAPAAPKGEAKGGSAFAAIVIPLAFIVSLLIFFFVLGNGANFQGGNNENAALPGNYLGTIYKGGIIVPFLMTLFLLVITFSIERFLTISKAKGSKSIESFVRSIRQKLNANDISGAIAVCDQQKGSVAAVVKSGLLKYQEMSRERGLDKDQKILAIQKEIEESTTLELPMLEKNLVILSTIASVSTLVGLLGTVFGMIKAFSALAQAGNPDAVALAEGISEALINTAIGIAGSAIAIIAYNYFTSKIDELTYSIDEAGFSIIQTFAAQHGEKETYTA, encoded by the coding sequence ATGGAACAAAAGAATGCCATGAACAAGAACGTGCGGCCTGCCGCTCCTGCTGCACCCAAGGGTGAAGCAAAAGGCGGTTCCGCGTTTGCCGCCATCGTGATTCCACTGGCTTTTATTGTTAGCCTCCTGATCTTCTTCTTCGTGTTGGGTAATGGCGCTAACTTCCAGGGTGGTAACAACGAGAATGCTGCTCTGCCAGGCAACTACCTGGGTACCATCTACAAAGGAGGCATTATCGTACCTTTCCTGATGACGCTTTTCCTGTTGGTAATTACGTTCTCGATTGAGCGCTTCCTCACCATCAGCAAAGCTAAAGGCTCCAAGAGCATCGAAAGCTTCGTGCGCTCGATCCGCCAGAAGCTGAATGCCAATGATATCTCCGGTGCTATTGCCGTTTGCGACCAGCAGAAAGGCTCAGTAGCCGCCGTAGTTAAGTCGGGCCTGCTGAAGTACCAGGAAATGTCGCGCGAGCGTGGTCTCGACAAAGACCAGAAGATCCTGGCTATCCAGAAGGAAATCGAGGAATCGACGACGCTGGAGCTGCCGATGCTGGAAAAGAACCTCGTTATCCTCTCCACCATTGCTTCGGTATCGACGCTGGTAGGTCTGCTGGGTACGGTATTCGGTATGATCAAGGCCTTCTCGGCACTGGCTCAAGCCGGTAACCCCGACGCCGTAGCTCTGGCTGAAGGTATTTCGGAAGCACTGATCAACACGGCTATCGGTATTGCCGGCTCGGCCATTGCCATCATTGCCTACAACTACTTCACCAGCAAGATTGACGAGCTGACTTACAGCATCGACGAAGCCGGCTTCAGCATTATTCAGACCTTCGCGGCTCAGCACGGCGAAAAAGAAACTTACACGGCTTAA
- a CDS encoding biopolymer transporter ExbD → MPKVKPHRTSPSLDMTPMVDLAFLLVTFFMLTTKFAPEEVVIVDTPSSTSEIKLPESNVIRLLIDKDKRVFFGLESDKARALLLDRMGAKYGVSFTEKQKRAFGGLNSFGVPVQQLGSLLDMSTEQRKEVKQPGLLSEADTVQLIDWVMTARQANMDAVKKPTFIAIKGDNDADVATVRRVIQLLQNKNINRFNLITDLENKPVVSR, encoded by the coding sequence ATGCCTAAAGTTAAGCCCCATAGAACGTCCCCTTCGCTGGATATGACCCCGATGGTGGACCTGGCCTTCCTGCTGGTGACGTTCTTCATGCTCACCACCAAGTTTGCCCCCGAGGAAGTGGTGATAGTGGATACTCCCTCCTCTACCTCGGAAATCAAGCTGCCGGAAAGCAACGTTATCCGCCTGCTTATCGACAAGGATAAGCGCGTGTTCTTCGGGCTGGAAAGCGACAAAGCCCGGGCTTTGCTTCTCGACCGGATGGGCGCCAAGTACGGCGTTTCGTTCACTGAAAAGCAGAAGCGCGCCTTTGGTGGCCTCAACAGCTTTGGCGTACCGGTTCAGCAGCTTGGCTCTTTGCTCGATATGAGCACGGAGCAGCGCAAAGAGGTAAAGCAGCCTGGTCTGCTTTCCGAAGCTGATACAGTGCAGCTCATCGACTGGGTAATGACCGCCCGCCAAGCCAACATGGACGCGGTGAAGAAGCCCACCTTTATTGCCATCAAAGGCGATAACGACGCCGATGTGGCCACGGTAAGAAGAGTTATCCAGCTGTTGCAGAACAAGAACATCAACCGTTTCAACCTCATCACCGACTTGGAGAACAAGCCGGTAGTGAGCCGCTAA
- a CDS encoding biopolymer transporter ExbD, which produces MSTKIDMTPMVDLAFLLLTFFMLTTTFNKPNVMQVTMPVKEKNKEEQSELKASDAFTILMGENNKVYYYEGLADATTKPELKLSSYDANGIRKVLLQRQRQNPKTVVLIKPDDKSNYKNMVDILDEMNITDQKKYALVPISKVDTELIATSGL; this is translated from the coding sequence ATGTCGACCAAAATCGACATGACACCGATGGTGGACTTGGCCTTTTTGCTTCTGACCTTCTTTATGCTCACCACCACGTTCAATAAGCCGAATGTGATGCAGGTGACAATGCCCGTGAAGGAGAAAAACAAGGAAGAGCAGTCGGAGCTGAAAGCCTCGGATGCCTTCACTATCCTGATGGGTGAGAACAACAAGGTGTACTACTACGAAGGTCTGGCCGATGCCACGACCAAGCCGGAGCTGAAGCTTTCGAGCTATGATGCGAACGGCATTCGTAAAGTGCTACTCCAGCGGCAGCGCCAGAACCCCAAAACGGTGGTTCTGATCAAGCCGGATGACAAGTCCAACTATAAAAACATGGTGGACATCCTGGATGAAATGAACATCACCGACCAGAAAAAGTACGCGCTGGTGCCCATTTCGAAAGTCGACACTGAACTTATTGCAACCTCCGGCTTATGA
- a CDS encoding energy transducer TonB yields the protein MMDNAQLAHASLNDIVFEGRNKAYGAYVLRRLYNKHVTRALIIAVALFALLVTFPLLARMFGSNDVVEDDKMLKENVLMDAPPLDETKPPPPPPPPEAPPPPPPKLSTIKFTPPVVKKDEEVRKVEEIPDQKELEEKVVAAVTVKGNTDNPNDLTGLEGTGDKVVEEVVEQKVYTYVEQMPVFPGGQEALLQYIGKNIRYPALALRNQIEGKVFVNFTVGPDGSVTDVKVTKPLGGGTDEEAVRVIKTLPRFAPGKQNGRAVSVSFTVPVTFAIK from the coding sequence ATGATGGATAACGCGCAGCTAGCACACGCTAGCCTCAACGACATCGTGTTCGAAGGCCGGAACAAGGCCTACGGGGCGTATGTGTTGCGGCGCTTGTACAACAAGCACGTGACGCGGGCCTTGATCATTGCCGTTGCTCTTTTCGCCTTGCTCGTGACATTCCCGCTTCTGGCGCGCATGTTTGGTAGCAACGACGTGGTAGAGGACGACAAGATGCTCAAGGAGAACGTTCTGATGGATGCTCCTCCACTGGACGAAACCAAACCCCCACCCCCACCGCCGCCACCCGAGGCGCCGCCACCACCGCCGCCCAAGCTCTCCACTATTAAGTTCACTCCGCCCGTCGTGAAAAAGGACGAGGAAGTGCGCAAAGTGGAAGAAATTCCGGATCAGAAGGAACTGGAAGAAAAGGTAGTGGCCGCCGTAACGGTGAAAGGCAACACGGACAACCCTAACGACCTGACGGGCCTCGAAGGCACCGGCGACAAGGTAGTAGAGGAAGTGGTGGAGCAGAAGGTATATACCTACGTAGAGCAGATGCCGGTATTCCCCGGCGGCCAGGAAGCCCTGCTGCAATACATTGGTAAAAACATCCGCTATCCCGCCCTTGCCCTGCGCAACCAAATCGAAGGCAAGGTATTCGTAAACTTCACCGTAGGCCCCGATGGTAGCGTAACTGACGTAAAGGTTACGAAGCCCCTGGGCGGTGGCACCGACGAAGAAGCTGTTCGCGTAATTAAGACGCTGCCGCGCTTCGCTCCGGGCAAACAGAACGGCCGCGCCGTAAGCGTGTCATTTACCGTTCCGGTGACTTTCGCCATCAAGTAA
- a CDS encoding energy transducer TonB: protein MTTLNLLTASLDDIVFEGRNKAYGAFVLRQLYRRHLQAAVGIATALFLLLVATPLLVRYFWPEPVLVSPPLTIPDEGIKLIDVAELMKPKAQSQAAVAPPVVRPPDEIVPTVKPDELVTQPDIKPVTPTTNSYSELPDGTLVGPVAIPGNGTVTSTGSDSGKTTVVAVAPPKPFLTAEVMPAFAGGDKALGEYFRKNLHYPGPALRNQISGRVYVSFTVGTNGEIMDVEVLKGLGYGTEEEAQRVIKSMPHWVPGQQGGRAVPVRFTLPITFQFQ, encoded by the coding sequence ATGACCACGCTCAACCTGCTTACCGCCTCCCTCGACGACATCGTGTTCGAAGGGCGCAACAAAGCCTACGGGGCTTTCGTCCTCCGGCAGCTTTATCGCCGCCACCTGCAAGCCGCCGTGGGTATTGCCACCGCATTGTTTCTGTTATTGGTAGCCACACCACTTTTGGTACGCTATTTCTGGCCTGAGCCAGTATTGGTTTCTCCACCTCTAACAATTCCTGATGAAGGCATTAAGCTTATTGATGTAGCGGAGCTGATGAAACCGAAAGCACAAAGCCAGGCTGCTGTGGCACCACCTGTAGTGCGGCCGCCGGATGAAATAGTACCAACCGTGAAACCAGACGAGTTGGTGACTCAACCGGATATTAAACCAGTAACCCCCACAACTAATAGCTACTCAGAGTTGCCAGATGGTACGCTGGTGGGACCAGTGGCTATACCAGGAAATGGTACCGTTACCAGCACTGGCTCCGACTCGGGAAAAACAACGGTAGTAGCCGTAGCACCACCCAAGCCTTTCCTGACGGCGGAGGTAATGCCAGCGTTTGCCGGGGGAGATAAAGCGCTGGGGGAATATTTTCGCAAGAATCTGCACTATCCGGGTCCAGCGCTGCGGAACCAGATTTCGGGACGGGTGTATGTTTCCTTTACGGTAGGCACCAACGGCGAGATAATGGACGTGGAGGTACTCAAAGGCTTAGGCTACGGCACCGAAGAAGAAGCCCAGCGGGTGATTAAGAGCATGCCGCATTGGGTACCGGGCCAGCAGGGCGGCCGTGCCGTACCCGTTCGGTTCACGCTCCCTATTACCTTTCAGTTTCAATAA
- a CDS encoding PstS family phosphate ABC transporter substrate-binding protein has product MKNNLFSLQLGAFLLAGILATSCNSGGPPTAENIDDTPTSGVLKVAVDATFEPIVKSHVDTFQQLYQYAKIQPQYVPESDAMEALLNNKVRVAIISRELTTEEKTHFERLKLFPRTTHVAIDALAIIVNPANADSLLTMSQLRDIFTGKATQWQQISRSSKLGDITVVFDSNNSSTSRYVRDSVTHGAELTKKAFASKSNPALLDYVATHTNAIGVIGVNWISDRDDASVQSFLRRVRVAGISTAAAPKSTEDYVQPYQAYLALKTYPLRRNVYVISREARAGLGTGFASFVAGTKGQLIILKSGLMPAVGQTRIVTTKPN; this is encoded by the coding sequence ATGAAGAATAACCTTTTTTCCCTGCAGCTGGGTGCATTTTTGCTGGCGGGTATACTGGCCACCAGCTGCAACAGCGGTGGGCCGCCTACCGCAGAAAACATCGACGATACCCCTACCAGCGGCGTGTTGAAAGTAGCGGTAGATGCTACCTTCGAGCCCATTGTGAAGTCGCACGTCGATACGTTTCAGCAATTGTATCAGTACGCCAAGATTCAGCCGCAATACGTGCCCGAGTCCGACGCTATGGAAGCGCTGCTCAACAATAAGGTGCGCGTAGCCATTATATCCCGGGAGTTGACGACCGAAGAGAAAACGCATTTTGAGCGCCTGAAGCTCTTTCCCCGCACCACGCACGTAGCCATTGATGCCCTGGCTATTATCGTAAATCCGGCAAACGCCGATTCGCTGCTGACCATGAGTCAGCTGCGTGATATTTTCACGGGCAAGGCTACGCAGTGGCAGCAGATAAGCCGCAGCAGCAAGCTGGGGGATATTACCGTGGTGTTCGACTCAAACAACTCCAGCACCAGCCGTTACGTGCGCGACTCCGTGACGCATGGGGCTGAGCTGACCAAGAAGGCATTTGCCTCAAAATCGAACCCAGCGTTGCTGGATTACGTTGCTACCCACACCAATGCCATTGGGGTCATTGGCGTCAACTGGATCAGCGACCGGGACGATGCCTCCGTACAGAGCTTTTTGCGCCGCGTGCGGGTAGCTGGCATCAGTACAGCCGCAGCCCCCAAGAGCACCGAGGATTACGTGCAGCCCTATCAGGCCTATCTGGCGCTGAAGACCTACCCGCTTCGGCGCAATGTGTACGTCATCAGCCGGGAGGCGCGGGCAGGACTTGGCACCGGTTTTGCATCCTTCGTAGCCGGAACCAAGGGGCAGCTCATCATCCTCAAATCCGGTTTGATGCCGGCCGTCGGTCAGACTCGCATCGTGACGACGAAACCCAACTAG